One Vitis vinifera cultivar Pinot Noir 40024 chromosome 8, ASM3070453v1 genomic window carries:
- the LOC100264776 gene encoding pleiotropic drug resistance protein 2 has translation MASALAGDDLARSTSSRRSWASSSFREVWTAPPDVFNRSGRQDDEEELRWAAIERLPTYDRLRRGMLRQVLDNGRVVTDDVDVTKLGVQDKKQLMESILKVVEDDNEKFLHRLRDRTDRVGIETPKIEVRYQNLSIEGDVYVGSRALPTLLNATLNTIEAVLGLIHLAPSKKRKIQILKDVSGIVKPSRMTLLLGPPSSGKTTLLLALAGKLDHDLKVSGKVTYCGHELDEFIPQRTCAYISQHDLHHGEMTVRETLDFSGRCLGVGTRYEMLAELSRREREAGIKPDPEIDAFMKATAMSGQETSLVTDYVLKILGLDICADIMVGDDMRRGISGGQKKRVTTGEMLVGPAKVLLMDEISTGLDSSTTFQIVKFMRQMVHIMDVTMIISLLQPAPETYDLFDDIILLSDGQIVYQGPRENVLEFFEYMGFRCPERKGVADFLQEVTSKKDQEQYWYKRNQPYTHASVPDFVEAFNSFHVGQQLSAELSVPYDKTRTHPAALVTEKYGISNYELFKACFAREWLLMKRNSFVYIFKTTQITIMSLIALTVFLRTQMPHGTLADGGKFFGALFFSLINVMFNGMAELAMTVFRLPVFFKQRDFLFYPAWAFALPIWVLRIPLSFMESGIWIILTYYTIGFAPAASRFFRQFLAFFGIHQMALSLFRFIAAVGRTQVVANTLGTFTLLMVFVLGGFIISKNDIEPFMIWGYYISPMMYGQNAIVMNEFLDKRWAAPNTDSRFNEPTVGKVLLKSRGFFVDEYWFWICVVALLAFSLLFNVLFVAALTFLNPLGDTKNAILNEEDDKNKNKASSGQHSTEGTDMAVINSSEIVGSAENAPKRGMVLPFQPLSLAFEHVNYFVDMPAEMKSQGVEEDRLQLLRDVSGAFRPGILTALVGVSGAGKTTLMDVLAGRKTGGYIEGSISISGYPKNQKTFARVSGYCEQNDIHSPYVTVHESLLYSAWLRLSSDVDTQTRKMFVEEVMELVELKPLRDSLVGLPGVDGLSTEQRKRLTIAVELVANPSIIFMDEPTSGLDARAAAIVMRTVRNTVDTGRTVVCTIHQPSIDIFEAFDELLLMKRGGQVIYAGPLGRHSHKLVEYFEAIPGVPKIKEGSNPATWMLVVSASSVEAQMEVDFAEIYANSSLYQRNQELIKELSTPPPASKDLYFPTEFSQPFSTQCKACFWKQHWSYWRNPQYNAIRFFMTIVIGALFGVIFWNKGEQTTKQQDLMNLLGAMYAAVLFLGATNASAVQSIVAIERTVFYRERAAGMYSPLPYAFAQVSIEAIYVAIQTIVYTLLLYSMIGFDWKVGKFLWFYYYILMCFIYFTMYGMMVVALTPGHQIAAIVMSFFLSFWNLFSGFLIPRPQIPVWWRWYYWASPVAWTLYGLVTSQVGDKNALLEVPGSGNVPLKLFLKESLGFEYDFLPAVAVAHVVWVALFFFVFAYGIRFLNFQRR, from the exons ATGGCGTCGGCTTTGGCCGGAGATGATCTGGCGAGATCCACGAGTAGCCGGCGGAGTTGGGCGTCCTCGAGTTTCCGGGAGGTGTGGACTGCGCCACCGGATGTGTTTAACCGGAGCGGACGCCAGGACGACGAGGAAGAGCTCCGGTGGGCGGCGATAGAAAGGCTTCCGACGTATGATCGATTGCGTAGGGGCATGCTTAGGCAAGTTCTTGATAATGGAAGAGTTGTGACCGATGACGTTGATGTCACCAAGCTTGGGGTTCAAGATAAGAAGCAATTAATGGAAAGTATTCTCAAGGTCGTTGAAGATGATAATGAGAAGTTCCTTCACAGGCTTAGAGACCGTACTGATAG AGTGGGAATCGAGACTCCAAAGATTGAAGTCCGGTATCAAAATTTATCCATTGAAGGAGACGTGTATGTCGGGAGTAGAGCACTTCCTACTCTCCTTAATGCTACTTTGAACACAATAGAG GCAGTTCTCGgattgattcaccttgcaccaTCTAAGAAACGAAAAATCCAGATACTTAAAGATGTTAGTGGAATAGTAAAACCGTCAAG AATGACCCTTCTGCTGGGCCCTCCAAGCTCAGGGAAAACAACATTATTGTTGGCACTTGCAGGGAAGCTTGATCATGATTTAAAG GTATCTGGGAAAGTCACCTACTGTGGTCATGAATTGGATGAATTTATTCCTCAGAGAACCTGTGCTTATATTAGCCAACATGATCTTCACCATGGAGAGATGACAGTAAGAGAGACATTAGATTTTTCAGGACGGTGTTTGGGGGTTGGTACAAGATATGAAATGCTTGCAGAACTCTCAAGACGAGAGAGAGAAGCAGGAATTAAACCAGATCCTGAGATTGATGCATTCATGAAAGCCACAGCCATGTCTGGCCAAGAAACTAGTTTGGTTACAGATTATGTTCTCAAG ATTCTTGGATTGGACATCTGTGCTGATATCATGGTTGGTGACGACATGAGAAGGGGTATTTCTGGTGGACAAAAGAAGCGTGTCACTACTG GGGAAATGCTGGTTGGACCAGCAAAAGTTCTTTTAATGGATGAAATATCTACAGGGTTGGACAGTTCCACCACTTTCCAGATTGTCAAGTTCATGAGGCAAATGGTTCATATTATGGATGTAACTATGATCATTTCTCTTCTACAGCCTGCACCTGAGACATATGATCTCTTTGATGACATTATACTACTTTCAGATGGCCAGATTGTCTACCAAGGTCCCCGTGAGAATGTCCTCGAGTTCTTTGAATACATGGGTTTTAGATGCCCCGAAAGAAAAGGTGTTGCTGACTTTCTGCAGGAAGTTACTTCCAAGAAGGACCAAGAACAGTATTGGTATAAAAGGAACCAACCTTATACTCATGCCTCAGTTCCTGACTTCGTGGAGGCCTTCAATTCTTTCCATGTCGGTCAACAGCTTTCTGCAGAGCTTAGTGTTCCTTATGATAAGACCAGAACCCACCCAGCTGCTCTGGTGACTGAGAAGTATGGTATCTCCAATTATGAACTCTTCAAGGCTTGCTTCGCAAGGGAGTGGCTGCTAATGAAGCGTAACTCATTTGTGTACATATTCAAGACCACCCAGATCACAATCATGTCTTTGATCGCTTTGACTGTGTTCTTGAGGACACAAATGCCACATGGAACTCTAGCAGATGGAGGAAAGTTTTTTGGGGCACTGTTTTTCAGTCTCATTAATGTGATGTTCAATGGGATGGCAGAGCTTGCAATGACTGTTTTCAGGCTTCCTGTCTTCTTTAAACAGAGGGATTTCTTATTCTATCCTGCATGGGCTTTTGCCTTGCCAATTTGGGTCCTTCGGATCCCTCTATCATTTATGGAATCAGGGATATGGATCATTCTTACCTATTACACAATTGGGTTTGCTCCGGCTGCCAGCAG GTTTTTCCGACAGTTCCTGGCATTCTTTGGTATACATCAGATGGCTCTTTCCCTGTTTCGGTTCATTGCTGCAGTGGGAAGGACACAGGTTGTTGCAAACACCCTCGGTACCTTCACCCTGCTAATGGTTTTTGTGCTTGGAGGATTCATCATTTCCAAAA ATGACATTGAGCCATTTATGATATGGGGATACTATATTTCTCCCATGATGTATGGTCAGAATGCCATAGTCATGAATGAATTTCTCGATAAAAGATGGGCCGCT CCTAATACAGACTCCAGATTCAATGAACCTACAGTGGGGAAAGTCCTTCTCAAGTCCAGAGGCTTTTTCGTGGATGAATATTGGTTTTGGATTTGTGTTGTAGCACTTTTGgcattttctcttctctttaatgttttatttgttgCAGCATTGACATTCTTGAATC CTTTGGGTGATACAAAAAATGCAATCTTGAATGAGGAAGATgacaaaaataagaataagGCATCCTCTGGACAGCACAGCACTGAAG GCACTGATATGGCAGTTATAAATTCTTCAGAAATTGTTGGTTCTGCAGAAAATGCACCCAAAAGGGGAATGGTTTTGCCCTTCCAACCCCTCTCACTTGCATTCGAGCATGTGAATTACTTTGTGGATATGCCTGCT GAAATGAAGAGTCAAGGGGTTGAAGAAGACCGGCTGCAATTGCTGCGAGATGTTAGTGGTGCATTCAGACCAGGGATATTGACAGCACTAGTGGGTGTAAGTGGTGCTGGGAAAACCACCTTGATGGATGTGTTAGCAGGAAGGAAGACTGGTGGCTATATTGAAGGAAGTATCAGCATTTCTGGTTACCCAAAGAATCAAAAAACATTTGCTCGGGTTAGTGGTTACTGTGAACAGAATGACATTCATTCACCCTATGTTACTGTTCATGAATCACTTCTTTACTCGGCTTGGCTTCGTCTTTCTTCAGACGTTGATACACAAACACGAAAG ATGTTTGTTGAGGAAGTAATGGAATTAGTTGAGCTCAAACCGCTGAGGGATTCTTTAGTTGGGCTTCCTGGAGTAGATGGTCTTTCAACAGAACAGAGGAAGAGACTGACAATCGCTGTAGAGTTGGTTGCTAACCCCTCAATTATTTTCATGGATGAACCAACATCAGGTCTTGATGCTAGAGCTGCAGCCATTGTCATGCGAACTGTGAGAAATACAGTGGATACTGGAAGAACTGTTGTCTGCACAATTCACCAGCCAAGCATAGACATTTTTGAAGCTTTTGATGAG CTACTGTTGATGAAGAGGGGAGGGCAAGTTATTTATGCTGGACCTCTTGGTCGCCACTCTCACAAACTTGTAGAATATTTTGAA GCTATTCCTGGGGTTCCTAAGATTAAGGAGGGTTCCAATCCTGCTACATGGATGCTTGTGGTCAGTGCTTCCTCAGTTGAGGCTCAGATGGAAGTGGATTTTGCCGAAATATATGCCAACTCCTCCCTTTATCA GAGGAATCAGGAACTTATTAAAGAGCTCAGTACTCCACCACCAGCGTCTAAGGATCTTTACTTCCCAACTGAATTCTCCCAACCATTTAGCACACAGTGCAAGGCCTGTTTCTGGAAACAGCATTGGTCTTACTGGAGGAACCCACAGTATAACGCTATACGGTTCTTCATGACGATAGTCATTGGTGCTTTATTTGGTGTTATCTTCTGGAACAAAGGAGAGCAGAC GACCAAACAACAAGATCTAATGAATCTTTTGGGAGCTATGTATGCTGCTGTACTTTTTCTTGGAGCTACGAATGCTTCTGCAGTGCAGTCTATTGTTGCTATTGAGAGAACAGTTTTCTATCGTGAAAGAGCAGCTGGAATGTATTCTCCACTGCCTTACGCATTTGCTCAG GTGTCCATAGAGGCAATCTATGTTGCAATTCAAACTATTGTCTACACTCTTCTTCTTTACTCCATGATTGGGTTTGACTGGAAGGTGGGCAAGTTCCTGTGGTTCTACTACTACATATTGATGTGCTTCATCTACTTCACAATGTATGGGATGATGGTTGTTGCACTGACTCCTGGCCACCAAATTGCTGCCATTGTTATGTCCTTCTTCTTGAGCTTCTGGAATCTGTTCTCTGGTTTTCTCATTCCTAGGCCA CAAATTCCGGTGTGGTGGAGATGGTATTACTGGGCCTCTCCTGTGGCATGGACACTTTATGGCCTAGTGACCTCTCAAGTGGGAGATAAAAATGCGCTACTGGAGGTACCTGGATCAGGGAACGTGCCATTGAAGCTGTTCCTTAAAGAAAGCTTGGGCTTTGAGTATGACTTCCTCCCAGCTGTTGCGGTGGCCCATGTTGTCTGGGTGGCCCTCTTCTTCTTCGTCTTTGCCTATGGCATCAGATTCCTCAACTTCCAAAGGAGATAA
- the LOC100261391 gene encoding tyrosine-protein phosphatase RLPH2 gives MEGRNGGVEEHSIPRKPRLVCCIGDIHGFITKLQNLWSNLETLIDPVDFQTALIIFLGDYCDRGPDTREVIDFLISLRSNYPNQSHVFLSGNHDFAFAAFVGVLPPPPDGSEFSETWKEYTSSEEREGWFKGDGYENMHLQGRRWAGTIKVKFNVTKGTEYQGSIYDARLTFESYGVPHGSADLVKAVPDEHKKFLADMVWVHEEDDVCIQTEEGIKHCKLIAVHAGLERDEAVDEQLKTLKAKDTRVPKVGPLSGRASVWEIPKELTEKPTIVVSGHHGKLHIEGLRLIIDEGGGLEQNPVAAVVLPSMQVVRDTDKLAK, from the exons ATGGAAGGCCGAAATGGTGGTGTTGAGGAACACTCCATTCCCAGAAAACCCAGACTGGTCTGCTGCATCGGTGACATCCATGGATTCATCACCAAGCTCCAAAATCTCTGGTCCAATCTCGAAACCCTAATCGACCCAGTTGATTTCCAGACTGCCCTCATCATTTTCTTGGGCGATTACTGCGACCGCGGTCCTGATACACGAGAGGTTATCGACTTCTTGATCTCGCTTCGCTCCAATTACCCGAACCAATCCCACGTTTTTCTCTCAGGAAACCACGACTTCGCCTTCGCGGCGTTCGTTGGAGTTTTGCCTCCGCCGCCGGATGGGTCGGAGTTTTCGGAGACGTGGAAGGAGTATACATCGAGTGAAGAGAGGGAAGGGTGGTTTAAGGGTGATGGGTATGAGAACATGCATTTACAGGGAAGGAGGTGGGCCGGCacaattaaagttaaattcaATGTTACTAAGGGCACTGAGTATCAGGGTTCTATTTATGATGCTAGACTGACATTTGAATCTTATGGTGTTCCCCATGGTTCTGCTG ATTTGGTTAAGGCAGTTCCTGATGAACACAAGAAGTTTCTTGCTGACATGGTCTGGGTCCATGAAGAG GATGATGTGTGTATACAGACTGAGGAAGGAATTAAACATTGTAAATTGATTGCTGTGCATGCTGGTCTAGAGAGAGATGAAGCAGTTGATGAGCAATTGAAAACGTTGAAAGCCAAGGACACCCGGGTGCCCAAGGTGGGGCCTCTCAGTGGGAGGGCAAGTGTATGGGAAATCCCAAAG GAGCTGACAGAGAAACCAACCATTGTGGTAAGTGGTCACCATGGAAAACTCCACATTGAAGGCCTAAGACTGattattgatgaaggtggtggaCTGGAGCAAAATCCAGTGGCTGCAGTTGTGCTTCCCTCGATGCAGGTCGTTCGTGATACTGATAAGTTGGCAAAATAG